A region of the Geomonas subterranea genome:
CTTGGGGTGGTTCTCTTTGGCACGGATGAAGCCGTGGTGGTCGGAGATGATGGTGTTGACGATGGCAAGGCCCAGGCCGGTGCCGCTCTTTTTCCTGGAGAAGTACGGCTCGAAGAGCCGGGGGCGGTCCTCTGCGGCGATGCCGTGACCGGTATCGGATACGGTGAAGGTGGCCATCTTGAGGGTGCTGTCGTAAGAGGTGGCGAGTTCGATCGCTCCCTCCCCCTCGATGGCGGCCACGGCGTTGTCCAGCAGGTTGATCACCACGCGCTTGATCTGATCACGGTCCAGCATGATGGGGGGCATCTTCTCGTCGGCGTTCAGGGTGAAGCGGATGTGGCGGTGCGCCTCCACGTAGAGGGTGAGCGCCTCCTTGAGGATGTCGTTCAGGTCGTTGGGCTTGGGTACCGAGGCCGGCATGCGGGCGAAGTTGGAGAACTCGTTCACCAGCCCCTTCAGCTCGTCCACCGATTTGATGATCATGGCGGTGCACTGGTCGAAGACCTCTTCCTCCCCCTCGAAACGTGAGAGGTAGCGCTTTCTGAGCCGCTGCGCCGAGAGCTGGATCGGGGTGAGCGGGTTCTTGATCTCGTGGGCGATCCTCCTGGCCACCTCGCGCCAGGCCGCCATCCTCTGCGCCTTGATCAGGGAGGTGAGGTCGTCCAGCACCACCACCATCCCCATGAAGGCGTCGTTCTCGTCCTTGAGGACGGTCAGGTTGGTGAGCAGGGTCAGTTCTCCGTCCCGCATCGGTATGGTCACCTGGCGCACGATGGCGTCGTGCTTGTCGAGCACCATGTCGCGCAAAAGCCCCTTGACGATGTCCAGGTGCTCGGCCTGCAGCACCTCGCGGAAGTTCTTGCCGGTGACCTTGTCGCTGTTGATCAGAAGAAGCTTCTCGGCCGACTTGTTGACCGTGGTGAGCAGGCCACCCTTGTCCACCGAGATGATGCCGGCGGTGACGTTGGCGAGCACCGCCTCCATGTAACGGCGCCGCTGTTCCAGTTCCAGGTTGCTCTTTTGCAGCTCCTCGTTGGTGTGCTGCAGGGCGAGCTGGTTTTCACGCAGGTCCTCGGTCATCCGGTTGAAGGAGGCGATCAGCATGCCGATCTCGTCGCCACCCCCTTCGCCCAGGTGCACGTCCAGGTTCCCCTCGGCCACCTGCCGGGTCGCCTCGGCCAGTTCCTGGATCGGGATGGTGAGGCTGCGGGCCAGGTAGACCCCGAACCAGACCGCGAGGAACACGATCACCATGGTGATCAGGAACAGGGTCAGGATATAGCCGGTGGCGATCGGATGCTTCATGATCTTCAGCTGGCGGAATTCGTGGTAGGAGGCGGAGATCTCCCGCATCTTGGAGACCAGGGAGTAGGGGACGTAGTAGTTGACCACGATGACCCCCACGACGTCCTTGTCGTTGAAGTTGCTCCGGATCGGGACGATGCCGCGGATCAGGTCGGCCTTGCCGATGGCGTTGACCCGGGTCAGCTTCTGTCCGGCGAGCCCCACGTTGATGTCCTCGGACGAGGGGTTGGTGAACTCGCCCATCGGGAGCTTGGGGTTGCCGGCGCGGAAGAGCTCCTCGCGCTGCGCGGAGAACACCTCGACCACCCCCAGGTTGTACTCCTTCTGCTTCTGGCGCACCAGGGCTTTCAGTTGGGGCAGGTTCTCCTCGTTGAGGAGTTTGCGTTCCTTGATCGCCTCGCTGATCTGCTCGCCGTAGTAGAGCGCGTTGGTGGCGGAGGTCTTGTAGTAGACCTGCGCCACCTCCATCGACTCGTTCAGGGATGTTTCCACCTGCTTGTTGAACCAGTTCTGGATGCTGTTGGTGATGAAGCCGGCGGAGACGAAGAAAAGGAGCATGGTCGGCACCAGCGACAGGGTGACGAAGGCGAGCACGAGCTTCGTGCGCAGCTTGGCTCCGGGCGTGTTCTTGCGCCGCTCCAGGAACAGCTTGGTGATGTTCCTGAACACCAGGTACACCAGGAGGATGATGAGCAGGATGATGACGTTGATGATGGCGAAGATGACGATGTTGCTCCCCATCGGCACCTCGGAGGAGAGGCGCGACAGGTGGATCTCGAGGTAGGTGAGGAGCACGATAGAGAGCAGCGACACGCAGACGATGATCGCCTCGCGCTTGCGCTTTCTGATCTCTCCGGCGGGTAATTCGGTACCCTGCATGTACGGGGGGAGCCCCCTTTTGGGTCGGACATCGGCATCTGGCCACTTTATACGAATGGGGCAGCAGTTTCAAGCAGTTCCATGCTGCGCCGGGAACGAAAAAAGCAGCCCCCGGAGGAGCTGCTTCGTGATTTTTCTTAACCTCGACCCTAACCTGCCCGTTACGCCTCCAGCCAGGCCAGTTCCGGCATGGCGAGGTTGAAGGGTGCGTTGAAGGCCTGCGGGGTGAACTCGATCAGGGTGTAGCAGTCCGGGCGCTTCAATATTTCCATGACCAGCTTGTGGTTCAGGTCGTGGCCGGACTTGGTTGCCTTCACGTGGCCGATCAGGCGGTGGCCGGCGAGGGAGAAGTCGCCCACCGAGTCGAGGATCTTGTGGCGCACGAACTCGTCCTGGAACCTGAGCCCTTCGGGATTGAGGACCCCGTTGTCGCCGATGACGACCGCGTTATCCAGCGATCCCCCCAGCGCGAGGCCGTGGGACTTCATCATTTCCACCTCGGCGAGGAAGCCGAAGGTGCGGGCTGCGGCGAACTCGTCGGTGAAGCTGGTCTGGCTGAATTCAAACGAGCGGAACTGGCTCTTCACCGCCGGGTGCGCGAACTGCATGTCGAAGGAGATCTTGTAGTGGCGCGACGGGATGATGGAGGCCTTCTTGTCACCCTCGGTCACGCTGACCGGCTTCTTGATCACCAGGTACTTGCGGGGCTTCTTGGATTCCTTGATTCCCGCCTTGACGATGGCGGCCACGAAGGGGGCGGCGCTGCCGTCCATGATCGGCACCTCGGGTCCGTTGATGTCGACGTGGGCGTTGTCGATGCCGCAGCCGTACAGGGCCGCCATGAGATGCTCTATGGTGGAGACGCTCGCCTCGCCGCGGCCGATGGTGGTGGAGAGCCTGGTGTTGACCACGTTGCTGCCGTGCGCTTCGATGGAGACAGCCGGGGTGAGGTCAACCCTGTGGAAGACGACGCCGGTGCCGGGCTCCGCCGGACGCAGCGTGATGGTGATCGTCTTGCCGGTGTGCAGGCCGATGCCGCTGAAGGTTACCTTGTTGCCCAATGTCTGCTGGAATATCATCTGCGTGCTCCCGATTGTCAGTATGCTTACTATCTAGCAAATAATGAGCCAAATCGGGCGCTACGCTTCTCATTGGAAAAAAGCACGCAGCTTCGGCGTTGTAGACGTTATCGCACCGGGAAGGGGAGCGGCCGGGGGGTGTGGTAAAAATGCCCGTGTGGTGCCTGCGCAACGGGGGGTGTGGCTTTTTTGCTACAGTCTGCCGGAGCGGAGAATGGCGACCATCCACCATACGCCGACGATCCCGGCGCAGCTGTAGCCGAAAAAGGCGAAGGCGGGCAAGCCCCAGAGCATGGGGCCGCGGTTCCCCTGCATGGCGATCGAGGATCCGATCAGAAGCGCCGCGATGATGAGGGAGAGGCAGAGCCGGTTGGCGGAGCGGTCCAGTTCCTTGGAAAAACGGTCCAGGCCGCGGTGCTCCAGGTCGATGCGGAACTTGTTCCGGTTCACCTTGTTCAGGATCTCCCGGACGTCGCGCGGCAGGTTGCGCGCCAGGGTGAGGTAACCCTCGAAACCCTGCTCCACCTCCCGGAACAGGCGGCCGGGGGAGCGCTGCTGACGGAATTCGCGCTCCAGGAAGGGGCGCAGGTGCCCGACCATGTCGAAATCGGGGTCGAGTTTTCTCCCCATCCCTTCGACCACCACGAGCACCTTGACCAGCATGGTCAGGTCGGGGTGCACCTTGATGCGGTGCGTCGAGACCAGGTCGATGAATTCAAGCAGCATGCGCCCGACCTCGATCTCCTTGAGCGGGATCTCGAAGTAGCTGTCCATGAACTCCGCGAGTGCCTTTTTCAGCGCCTGCATGTTGACGGTTTCGGCGGCGTCACCCGCCTCGACGATGACGTAGGCGAGCCCCTCGATGTCCCGGTTGATCACCGCCACCAGGACGTCGGTCAGGTAGCGCTTCACCGCCGGGTCGAGCCGCCCCACCATGCCGAAGTCGAGCAGGCAGATCACGTTCTCCTTCAGGATCAGCACGTTGCCGGGATGGGGGTCGCCGTGGAAGAAGCCGTGCTCCAGCACCATCTTCAGGAAGACCCTGGCGCCGCGTTTGGCGATCTCGCGCCGGTCGAGCCCCGCCGCCTCGATGGCGCAGATGTCGCTCACCTTGATGCCGTCCACGTACTCGGTGGTGAGCACCCCCTTTGAGGTCGCCTCCCAGTAGACCCCGGGGAAGTAGAGGTCCGGGTCACCCTTGAAGTTGTCCCGGATCCTCTCGATGGCGTGTCCCTCCCGGGTCAGGTCCATCTCGCGCCGGATGGTGTAGGAGAATTCGCGCACCACCCCGACCGGGTCGTAGATGTCGCTTCGGGCCATGTGGCGCTCCAGCAAGAGCGCCACCCCCATCAGGATGTCGATGTCCGTCTCCACCGCCTCGACGACTCCCGGGCGGCGCACCTTGACCACCACGTCCTCGCCGGTGATGAGCCGCGCGCGGTGCACCTGCGCGATGGAGGCCCCCGCAATCGCCTCCGGCTCCACGTACAGGAAACGCTGCTCCAGCGGAACCCCGAGCTCGTATTCGATCTGGACCTTGATCTCCTCGAACGGCATGCAGGGGATGTTGTCCTGCAGGTGGGCCAGTTCCTGGACGAAGGAGGCGGGGATGATGTCGGCGCGGGTGGAGAGGAGCTGCCCGAGTTTTATGAAGGTGGTGCCGAGTTCCTCAAGAGCAAGGCGCAGGCGCTCCGGCGGCGTCAGGTGTTCCGCCTTCGGGCTTCGCCGATTGAAGACACGTCGCGAGAAATCGACCACCTGGCCGAGGTTCAGATATTCCAGCAGGTGGCCGAGGCCGTACCCGCCGAGCACGGTGATGATCTGGCGGTAGCGCCGGATGCTCCTGACGTTGCGGTTGATGTTGACTATCCTAAGCACTCATCCTCCGGCTGAGAGGCGACGGTCTCGGCCGCGATTGCTTCAAGGGCCCTGACGCGCCGCTCCAGCCTGTCGAAGTCCTCCCTGGACACCATCCCCATCCGGTCCAGCGCCTTCTTCACCTCGGTCTCGGCGACCTCGGCTGTCTTTTGCTGCCCGGTGCGCGCCATCTCCTGGATCCGGTCCAGGAAGGCACGTCCTTCCTCCTCGCTGATCTTGTAGCGGGACTTCATCTCCTGGATCAGTTCCTCCCCCTTTTTCTGGGTGAGTGCTGCCGCGCCGAGCGCCGTAAGCACCGCCTTCTCGAACAGTTCGAACATGGTACCCCTCCTTTGGCATCTGTAGTGGCACGCCGATTCATAGGCGCCATTTAATGATATCGGCGAGGCGTCCGTTGTCAAACTTGCCACCTCCT
Encoded here:
- a CDS encoding phasin family protein codes for the protein MFELFEKAVLTALGAAALTQKKGEELIQEMKSRYKISEEEGRAFLDRIQEMARTGQQKTAEVAETEVKKALDRMGMVSREDFDRLERRVRALEAIAAETVASQPEDECLG
- a CDS encoding sensor histidine kinase, with protein sequence MQGTELPAGEIRKRKREAIIVCVSLLSIVLLTYLEIHLSRLSSEVPMGSNIVIFAIINVIILLIILLVYLVFRNITKLFLERRKNTPGAKLRTKLVLAFVTLSLVPTMLLFFVSAGFITNSIQNWFNKQVETSLNESMEVAQVYYKTSATNALYYGEQISEAIKERKLLNEENLPQLKALVRQKQKEYNLGVVEVFSAQREELFRAGNPKLPMGEFTNPSSEDINVGLAGQKLTRVNAIGKADLIRGIVPIRSNFNDKDVVGVIVVNYYVPYSLVSKMREISASYHEFRQLKIMKHPIATGYILTLFLITMVIVFLAVWFGVYLARSLTIPIQELAEATRQVAEGNLDVHLGEGGGDEIGMLIASFNRMTEDLRENQLALQHTNEELQKSNLELEQRRRYMEAVLANVTAGIISVDKGGLLTTVNKSAEKLLLINSDKVTGKNFREVLQAEHLDIVKGLLRDMVLDKHDAIVRQVTIPMRDGELTLLTNLTVLKDENDAFMGMVVVLDDLTSLIKAQRMAAWREVARRIAHEIKNPLTPIQLSAQRLRKRYLSRFEGEEEVFDQCTAMIIKSVDELKGLVNEFSNFARMPASVPKPNDLNDILKEALTLYVEAHRHIRFTLNADEKMPPIMLDRDQIKRVVINLLDNAVAAIEGEGAIELATSYDSTLKMATFTVSDTGHGIAAEDRPRLFEPYFSRKKSGTGLGLAIVNTIISDHHGFIRAKENHPKGSRFIIELPADA
- a CDS encoding ABC1 kinase family protein → MLRIVNINRNVRSIRRYRQIITVLGGYGLGHLLEYLNLGQVVDFSRRVFNRRSPKAEHLTPPERLRLALEELGTTFIKLGQLLSTRADIIPASFVQELAHLQDNIPCMPFEEIKVQIEYELGVPLEQRFLYVEPEAIAGASIAQVHRARLITGEDVVVKVRRPGVVEAVETDIDILMGVALLLERHMARSDIYDPVGVVREFSYTIRREMDLTREGHAIERIRDNFKGDPDLYFPGVYWEATSKGVLTTEYVDGIKVSDICAIEAAGLDRREIAKRGARVFLKMVLEHGFFHGDPHPGNVLILKENVICLLDFGMVGRLDPAVKRYLTDVLVAVINRDIEGLAYVIVEAGDAAETVNMQALKKALAEFMDSYFEIPLKEIEVGRMLLEFIDLVSTHRIKVHPDLTMLVKVLVVVEGMGRKLDPDFDMVGHLRPFLEREFRQQRSPGRLFREVEQGFEGYLTLARNLPRDVREILNKVNRNKFRIDLEHRGLDRFSKELDRSANRLCLSLIIAALLIGSSIAMQGNRGPMLWGLPAFAFFGYSCAGIVGVWWMVAILRSGRL
- the lpxC gene encoding UDP-3-O-acyl-N-acetylglucosamine deacetylase, whose protein sequence is MIFQQTLGNKVTFSGIGLHTGKTITITLRPAEPGTGVVFHRVDLTPAVSIEAHGSNVVNTRLSTTIGRGEASVSTIEHLMAALYGCGIDNAHVDINGPEVPIMDGSAAPFVAAIVKAGIKESKKPRKYLVIKKPVSVTEGDKKASIIPSRHYKISFDMQFAHPAVKSQFRSFEFSQTSFTDEFAAARTFGFLAEVEMMKSHGLALGGSLDNAVVIGDNGVLNPEGLRFQDEFVRHKILDSVGDFSLAGHRLIGHVKATKSGHDLNHKLVMEILKRPDCYTLIEFTPQAFNAPFNLAMPELAWLEA